From Cellulomonas chengniuliangii, the proteins below share one genomic window:
- the secF gene encoding protein translocase subunit SecF, whose translation MAVGFAQWGNDLYTGRRSYDIVGRRRTWYLISAVIVLLSAVLLIKPGLNPGIEFRGGSQFVVSGVSTTDQTLAADVVSEVAPEEAPRVTTVGGSALRIQTLALDEARLAEAQKALAEAFDVPVENVASSFVGPSWGKDVTQKALNGLLVFLALVTVVMTLYFRNWRMAAAALIALFHDLIITVGIYAAVGWEVTPATVIGFLTILGYSIYDTVVVFDKVRENTADVLDQTRYTYAEKANLAVNQTLVRSINTSVVALLPVSAILFIGAFLLGAGTLRDIALALFIGMAVGTFSSIFLATPAEVTLREREPKIIEHTAKVLAARTAAEGSPEGAPVAPAVVHVGQLRPGAHLGSAAQPKRRKSGKK comes from the coding sequence ATGGCTGTCGGATTCGCCCAGTGGGGCAACGACCTGTACACCGGGCGCCGCTCGTACGACATCGTCGGACGCCGCCGCACCTGGTACCTGATCTCCGCGGTGATCGTGCTGCTGTCGGCGGTCCTGTTGATCAAGCCCGGCCTCAACCCGGGCATCGAGTTCCGTGGCGGGTCGCAGTTCGTCGTGTCGGGCGTCTCCACGACCGACCAGACCCTGGCCGCGGACGTCGTCTCGGAGGTGGCTCCTGAGGAGGCGCCCCGGGTGACCACGGTCGGCGGCTCGGCGCTGCGCATCCAGACCCTCGCCCTTGACGAGGCGCGGCTCGCCGAGGCGCAGAAGGCGCTGGCCGAGGCCTTCGACGTCCCGGTCGAGAACGTGGCGAGCTCGTTCGTCGGCCCGTCGTGGGGCAAGGACGTCACCCAGAAGGCCCTCAACGGCCTACTCGTCTTCCTCGCCCTCGTCACGGTCGTCATGACGCTGTACTTCCGCAACTGGCGGATGGCCGCCGCAGCGCTCATCGCGCTCTTCCACGACCTGATCATCACCGTCGGCATCTACGCCGCTGTCGGGTGGGAGGTCACCCCCGCCACGGTGATCGGGTTCTTGACGATCCTCGGCTACTCGATCTACGACACGGTCGTGGTCTTCGACAAGGTGCGCGAGAACACCGCTGACGTGCTCGACCAGACGCGGTACACCTACGCCGAGAAGGCCAACCTGGCGGTCAACCAGACGCTGGTGCGGTCCATCAACACCTCGGTGGTGGCACTGCTCCCGGTGAGCGCGATCCTGTTCATCGGGGCGTTCCTGCTGGGCGCGGGCACCCTGCGCGACATCGCGCTCGCGCTGTTCATCGGGATGGCGGTCGGCACCTTCTCCTCGATCTTCCTGGCGACGCCCGCCGAGGTCACGCTGCGCGAGCGGGAGCCCAAGATCATCGAGCACACCGCCAAGGTCCTGGCGGCCCGCACGGCGGCGGAGGGCTCGCCGGAGGGCGCGCCCGTCGCGCCGGCCGTGGTCCACGTCGGCCAGCTCCGTCCCGGCGCCCATCTGGGGTCCGCGGCCCAGCCGAAGCGACGCAAGTCAGGGAAGAAGTAG
- the ruvB gene encoding Holliday junction branch migration DNA helicase RuvB — translation MAELDDDIRDLGRDGLASSDAEASVVRPDASDLERAAEAALRPRRLDEFVGQHVVRDQLSLILDAAAGRGKAPDHVLLSGPPGLGKTTLAMIIAAELGTSLRVTSGPAIQHAGDLAAVLSSLEENEVLFLDEIHRLARPAEELLYVAMEDFRVDVVVGKGAGASAIPLSLPPFTVVGATTRAGLLPAPLRDRFGFTAHLDFYSAEELERVLSRSAGLLGVPLDAEAAGEIASRSRGTPRIANRLLRRVRDWAQVRGDGRLSLEAARAALEVYEVDPLGLDRLDRAVLTALCMRFGGGPVGLTTLAVAVGEEPETVETVAEPFLVREGLVGRTPRGRIAMPAAWEHLGLTAPAASGTLFT, via the coding sequence GTGGCTGAGCTCGACGACGACATCCGCGACCTGGGACGTGACGGCCTGGCGTCGTCCGACGCCGAGGCGTCCGTCGTGCGGCCGGACGCGTCCGACCTGGAGCGCGCGGCGGAGGCCGCGCTGCGCCCGCGCCGGCTCGACGAGTTCGTCGGCCAGCACGTGGTGCGCGACCAGCTCTCGCTGATCCTCGACGCGGCCGCAGGGCGGGGGAAGGCGCCGGACCACGTGCTGCTGTCCGGCCCGCCCGGCCTGGGCAAGACGACGCTGGCCATGATCATCGCCGCCGAGCTGGGCACGTCGCTGCGCGTCACCAGCGGTCCCGCCATCCAGCACGCCGGCGACCTCGCGGCGGTGCTGTCGTCGCTCGAGGAGAACGAGGTCCTCTTCCTCGACGAGATCCACCGCCTCGCGCGACCCGCCGAGGAGCTGCTCTACGTGGCGATGGAGGACTTCCGGGTCGACGTGGTGGTGGGCAAGGGCGCCGGCGCGAGTGCGATCCCGCTGTCGTTGCCGCCGTTCACGGTCGTGGGCGCCACCACGCGCGCCGGCCTGCTGCCCGCCCCGCTGCGCGACAGGTTCGGCTTCACCGCCCACCTCGACTTCTACTCCGCCGAGGAGCTCGAGCGGGTGCTGTCCCGATCAGCGGGGTTGCTGGGCGTGCCCCTCGACGCCGAGGCCGCGGGCGAGATCGCCTCGCGGTCCCGGGGCACCCCGCGTATCGCCAACCGCCTGCTCCGCAGGGTGAGGGACTGGGCGCAGGTCCGTGGCGATGGACGGCTGTCCCTCGAGGCAGCCCGGGCGGCGCTCGAGGTCTACGAGGTCGACCCGCTGGGGCTCGACCGGCTCGACCGGGCGGTGCTGACCGCGCTGTGCATGCGGTTCGGCGGCGGGCCTGTCGGGCTCACAACCCTGGCCGTCGCCGTGGGGGAGGAGCCGGAGACCGTCGAGACCGTGGCCGAGCCATTCCTGGTGCGCGAGGGCTTGGTGGGCCGGACTCCCCGGGGGCGCATCGCGATGCCCGCGGCCTGGGAGCACCTCGGCCTCACGGCGCCCGCAGCCTCGGGGACGCTGTTCACGTAG
- the secD gene encoding protein translocase subunit SecD produces MSDDAAWTPKLALDLEGGTQLILTAVTENNEPITSETISQAINVIRQRVDSSGVAEAEITSQGGRNIVVSLPGSPSEETIALVSKSAQMTFRPVLAIGAPQATSADGTTDGATAPPSDETAAPADGATDGAPEAEEATPPSDTPSKAAPDSPSDVEYYVTPAVESAFDSLDCTNPDNLIGGEVADPDKALATCDEDGTAKYLLGPVEIKGSEVSSATSGLRTTSTGATTNEWVVDIKFNSEGTKLFRDTTTRLQSLAATPPQNQFAMVLDGLVISAPSLDAGVIISNGEAQISGSFNRESAATLANQLNFGALPLTFDLQSQEQISATLGTEQLQKGLIAGAIGLLLVVIYSLFQYRALGLVTVASLLIAGIVTYGVIAVLSWTQGYRLSLPGVAGLIVAIGITADSFIVYFERIRDELRDGRSLAPAVDRGWDRARRTILASDAVNFLAAVVLYFLAVGGVRGFAFTLGLTTLIDLLVVFFFTHPLMTLLARTRFFASGHRFSGLDPRRLGAAATRYVGRGKVVPGAATAGDAHTLETPGSRVPVAAGVRSGAATMTIAERRAAERAAAQGSGSEQTARDEPQPGHGRDKPDGTTPPDASGERGSDTTEGTEN; encoded by the coding sequence ATGTCGGACGACGCCGCTTGGACGCCGAAGCTGGCCCTCGACCTCGAGGGCGGCACCCAGCTCATCCTGACGGCGGTGACGGAGAACAACGAGCCGATCACGTCGGAGACGATCTCGCAGGCGATCAACGTCATCCGGCAGCGCGTCGACTCCTCGGGTGTCGCCGAGGCCGAGATCACGAGCCAGGGCGGCCGCAACATCGTGGTCTCGCTGCCCGGCAGCCCCAGCGAGGAGACCATCGCGCTGGTGAGCAAGTCGGCGCAGATGACGTTCCGGCCGGTGCTGGCCATCGGGGCCCCTCAGGCGACGAGCGCCGACGGGACGACGGACGGCGCCACCGCGCCGCCGTCGGACGAGACCGCAGCTCCGGCGGACGGCGCCACCGACGGCGCCCCTGAGGCCGAGGAGGCGACGCCGCCGTCCGACACGCCGTCGAAGGCCGCCCCGGACAGCCCGAGCGACGTCGAGTACTACGTGACGCCCGCGGTCGAGTCGGCGTTCGACTCCCTCGACTGCACCAACCCCGACAACCTCATCGGCGGCGAGGTCGCCGACCCCGACAAGGCGCTGGCGACGTGTGACGAGGACGGCACGGCCAAGTACCTGCTCGGCCCGGTCGAGATCAAGGGCTCTGAGGTCTCCTCGGCGACCTCCGGCCTGCGGACCACGTCCACCGGGGCGACGACCAACGAGTGGGTCGTCGACATCAAGTTCAACTCGGAGGGCACGAAGCTCTTCCGCGACACCACGACGCGCCTGCAGAGCCTGGCCGCCACACCCCCGCAGAACCAGTTCGCGATGGTGCTCGACGGCCTCGTCATCTCGGCGCCGTCGCTGGACGCGGGCGTCATCATCAGCAACGGCGAGGCGCAGATCTCCGGCAGCTTCAACCGGGAGAGCGCCGCGACGCTCGCCAACCAGCTGAACTTCGGCGCGCTGCCGCTGACCTTCGACCTGCAGAGCCAGGAGCAGATCTCCGCGACGCTCGGCACCGAGCAGCTGCAGAAGGGCCTGATCGCCGGCGCCATCGGCCTGCTCCTGGTCGTCATCTACTCGCTGTTCCAGTACCGCGCGCTGGGCCTGGTCACGGTCGCCTCGCTGCTCATTGCCGGCATCGTCACCTACGGCGTCATCGCGGTGCTGTCCTGGACGCAGGGCTACCGCCTGTCGCTGCCCGGCGTCGCCGGCCTGATCGTCGCCATCGGCATCACCGCCGACTCGTTCATCGTGTACTTCGAGCGCATCCGCGACGAGCTGCGTGACGGCAGGAGCCTCGCGCCCGCCGTCGACCGCGGGTGGGACCGTGCCCGTCGCACGATCCTCGCCTCGGACGCGGTGAACTTCCTCGCGGCCGTGGTGCTGTACTTCCTGGCCGTCGGCGGCGTCCGCGGGTTCGCGTTCACGCTCGGCCTGACCACACTGATCGACCTGCTCGTCGTGTTCTTCTTCACGCACCCGCTGATGACGCTCCTGGCGCGCACCCGGTTCTTCGCGTCGGGCCACCGCTTCTCGGGGCTCGACCCGCGCCGTCTGGGCGCCGCCGCCACGCGCTACGTCGGCCGCGGCAAGGTCGTCCCCGGCGCGGCGACGGCCGGAGACGCGCACACGCTCGAGACGCCCGGGTCCCGGGTCCCCGTGGCCGCCGGTGTCCGCTCGGGCGCGGCGACGATGACCATCGCCGAGCGGCGCGCCGCGGAGCGCGCGGCCGCACAGGGATCCGGCTCGGAGCAGACCGCCCGTGACGAGCCGCAGCCCGGCCACGGTCGCGACAAGCCTGACGGCACGACACCCCCGGACGCGTCCGGTGAGCGCGGGTCCGACACGACCGAGGGGACTGAGAACTGA
- a CDS encoding adenine phosphoribosyltransferase, translated as MPAAALRGDALITRMHELIRDVPDFPSPGVGFKDITPLLADAKAFAGVVEEIASRVDGPVDLVAGTEARGFILAAPVAVALGAGFVPVRKHGKLPGPTAAEEYALEYGTATVEVHPFTVPRGARVLIVDDVLATGGTAGATIRLFEHCGAQVVGLSFLVELEFLHGRDVLAGHRVESLLAVS; from the coding sequence ATGCCTGCAGCAGCACTGCGCGGAGACGCGCTCATCACACGTATGCACGAGCTCATCCGCGACGTCCCCGACTTCCCGTCGCCCGGCGTCGGGTTCAAGGACATCACGCCCCTGCTCGCGGACGCTAAAGCGTTCGCGGGGGTCGTCGAGGAGATCGCCTCGCGGGTCGACGGTCCCGTGGACCTGGTGGCCGGCACGGAGGCGCGCGGGTTCATCCTCGCCGCGCCCGTGGCGGTGGCCCTCGGCGCCGGCTTCGTCCCGGTGCGCAAGCACGGCAAGCTGCCCGGGCCGACCGCCGCCGAGGAGTACGCGCTCGAGTACGGCACGGCGACGGTGGAGGTGCACCCGTTCACCGTCCCGCGCGGAGCCCGGGTCCTCATCGTCGATGATGTGCTGGCGACCGGGGGGACCGCGGGGGCGACCATCCGGCTGTTCGAGCACTGCGGCGCCCAGGTGGTCGGCCTGTCCTTCCTCGTGGAGCTCGAGTTCCTGCATGGGCGAGATGTGCTGGCAGGCCACCGCGTCGAGTCCCTCCTTGCGGTGAGTTGA
- a CDS encoding RelA/SpoT family protein, producing MSENVRTTRSDVPTVPTDGQSASRVRSRLARFGTRGPATSPALEPLLQAIHTNHPKADLSVIEQAYVVAERAHRGQLRKSGDPYITHPVAVATILAELGMTPPTLAAALLHDTVEDTDYSLDQLRAEFGPEIAMLVDGVTKLDKVAYGDAAQAETVRKMVVAMSRDIRVLVIKLADRLHNARTWKFVASSSAERKARETLEIYAPLAHRLGMNTIKWELEDLSFATLYPKVYEEIVHLVAERAPAREEYLAVVRDQVGADLRTAKIKATVTGRPKHYYSIYQKMIVRGRDFADIYDLVGVRVLVDSVRDCYAALGALHARWNPVPGRFKDYIAMPKFNLYQSLHTTVIGPGGKPVEIQIRTHDMHRRAEYGVAAHWKYKESAKNAQSGATDPAGNDMTWLRQLVDWQKETADPSEFLDSLRFEIAGAEVYVFTPKGDVVALPAGSTPVDFAYAVHTEVGHRTMGGRVNGRLVPLDSALENGDVVDVLTSKSETAGPSRDWLGFVKSPRARNKIRQWFSKERREEAIEQGKDAIAKAMRKQNLPIQRLLSHESLVALANEMRYADVSALYAAIGEGQVSAATVVHRLVQAMGGEPGAEEDIAETARPGNTARRVRTGDPGVVVRGVDDIWVKLAKCCTPVPGDEIIGFVTRGQGVSVHRTDCVNVDQLRAQPERIVDVEWTQGSSALFLVQIQVEALDRSRLLSDVTRVLSDHHVNILSASVSTSRDRVAMSRFVFEMAEPSHLASVLSAVRKVEGVFDVYRITGAKAAEEPVIRA from the coding sequence ATGAGCGAGAACGTACGGACGACGCGCTCGGACGTCCCCACGGTCCCGACGGACGGCCAGTCCGCCAGCCGGGTGCGGTCGCGCCTGGCGAGGTTCGGCACACGTGGGCCTGCGACGTCCCCTGCGCTGGAGCCGCTGCTCCAGGCGATCCACACCAACCATCCGAAGGCCGACCTGTCGGTCATCGAGCAGGCGTACGTCGTCGCGGAGCGCGCGCACCGGGGCCAGCTGCGCAAGAGCGGCGACCCGTACATCACGCACCCCGTGGCGGTGGCCACGATCCTCGCCGAGCTCGGCATGACGCCGCCGACCCTCGCCGCCGCACTGCTGCACGACACGGTCGAGGACACCGACTACTCGCTCGACCAGCTCCGGGCGGAGTTCGGCCCCGAGATCGCGATGCTCGTCGACGGCGTGACCAAGCTCGACAAGGTGGCCTACGGGGACGCCGCGCAGGCTGAGACCGTCCGCAAGATGGTCGTCGCGATGTCGCGGGACATCCGTGTGCTCGTCATCAAGCTCGCCGACCGGCTGCACAACGCGCGGACCTGGAAGTTCGTCGCGTCGTCCTCCGCCGAGCGCAAGGCTCGCGAGACCCTCGAGATCTACGCCCCGCTCGCCCACCGCCTGGGCATGAACACCATCAAGTGGGAGCTCGAGGACCTGTCCTTCGCGACCCTGTACCCGAAGGTCTACGAGGAGATCGTGCACCTCGTGGCCGAGCGCGCCCCGGCCCGCGAGGAGTACCTCGCGGTGGTCCGGGACCAGGTCGGCGCGGACCTGCGGACCGCGAAGATCAAGGCCACGGTCACCGGCAGGCCGAAGCACTACTACTCGATCTACCAGAAGATGATCGTCCGCGGCCGTGACTTCGCGGACATCTACGACCTCGTCGGCGTCCGGGTCCTGGTGGACTCGGTGCGCGACTGTTACGCGGCGCTCGGCGCCCTGCACGCGCGGTGGAACCCCGTCCCCGGACGGTTCAAGGACTACATCGCGATGCCCAAGTTCAACCTCTACCAGTCGCTCCACACCACGGTGATCGGCCCTGGCGGCAAGCCGGTGGAGATCCAGATCCGCACCCACGACATGCACCGGCGCGCGGAGTACGGCGTCGCGGCTCACTGGAAGTACAAGGAGAGCGCGAAGAACGCCCAGAGCGGCGCCACGGACCCGGCCGGGAACGACATGACGTGGCTGCGGCAGCTGGTGGACTGGCAGAAGGAGACCGCCGACCCGAGCGAGTTCCTGGACTCCCTGCGCTTCGAGATCGCCGGCGCGGAGGTGTACGTCTTCACGCCGAAGGGCGACGTGGTCGCCCTTCCCGCCGGCTCCACCCCGGTCGACTTCGCCTATGCGGTCCACACCGAGGTGGGGCACCGCACGATGGGCGGCAGGGTCAACGGCCGGCTCGTGCCCTTGGACTCGGCCCTGGAGAACGGCGACGTCGTCGACGTGCTGACGTCCAAGTCCGAGACAGCAGGCCCGAGCCGGGACTGGCTGGGCTTCGTCAAGAGCCCGCGCGCGAGGAACAAGATCCGCCAGTGGTTCTCGAAGGAGCGCCGCGAGGAGGCCATCGAGCAGGGCAAGGACGCCATCGCCAAGGCGATGCGGAAGCAGAACCTGCCCATCCAGCGCCTGCTGTCGCACGAGTCCTTGGTCGCGCTCGCCAACGAGATGCGCTACGCGGACGTGTCCGCCCTGTACGCGGCGATCGGCGAGGGCCAGGTGTCTGCGGCGACCGTGGTGCACCGGTTGGTGCAGGCGATGGGCGGGGAGCCTGGGGCCGAGGAGGACATCGCCGAGACGGCGCGGCCTGGCAACACGGCCCGCCGGGTTCGCACCGGGGACCCGGGCGTGGTCGTGCGCGGCGTCGACGACATCTGGGTCAAGCTCGCCAAGTGCTGCACCCCGGTGCCCGGGGACGAGATCATCGGGTTCGTCACGCGAGGCCAGGGCGTCAGCGTGCACCGCACCGACTGCGTCAACGTGGACCAGCTGCGCGCGCAGCCGGAGCGGATCGTCGACGTGGAGTGGACCCAGGGGAGCAGCGCGCTGTTCCTGGTCCAGATCCAGGTCGAGGCGCTCGACCGCAGCCGCCTGCTCTCGGACGTGACTCGGGTCTTGTCCGACCATCACGTGAACATCCTGTCCGCGTCTGTGTCGACCTCGCGGGACCGTGTCGCCATGTCGAGGTTCGTCTTCGAGATGGCCGAGCCCTCGCATCTCGCGTCGGTGCTCTCGGCGGTCCGGAAGGTCGAGGGCGTTTTCGACGTCTACCGGATCACCGGCGCCAAGGCCGCCGAGGAGCCGGTCATCCGCGCCTGA
- the yajC gene encoding preprotein translocase subunit YajC — MDFSFIIILALAFGAMWLMTNRTRKQQRQAADFRANLEVGQEVMTGSGLFGTVVDIDDDIITLESTPGNESRWLRAAIAKLVEPPVDEDDDEEYDEDEDEADDDESYGSEEDSQDAIDVPDDLSSMPPARPSSDDDDTEKK, encoded by the coding sequence ATGGACTTCTCGTTCATCATCATCTTGGCCCTGGCCTTCGGAGCCATGTGGCTCATGACGAACCGGACGCGCAAGCAGCAGCGTCAGGCGGCTGACTTCCGCGCGAACCTCGAGGTCGGCCAGGAGGTCATGACCGGCTCGGGACTCTTCGGCACGGTCGTGGACATCGACGACGACATCATCACCCTGGAGTCGACGCCCGGCAACGAGTCCCGGTGGCTGCGCGCGGCGATCGCGAAGCTGGTCGAGCCCCCCGTCGACGAGGACGACGACGAGGAGTACGACGAGGACGAGGACGAGGCGGACGACGACGAGTCGTACGGCTCTGAGGAGGACTCGCAGGACGCCATCGACGTCCCCGACGACCTCTCCTCCATGCCGCCCGCCCGTCCGAGCAGCGACGACGACGACACCGAGAAGAAGTAG